GCTTCATCGCGCCCTGCCTCGGGCAAACGTGCAACCGCGAGTTCCATGAAACGTGCGCGCGATGCGGCAAGCTGCAGCAGCGGATCGTCTTCGAGTGCGACCTTGCGGCCGTCCGCGTACAGCAGCAATTGCGTCCAGCGCGCGATCTTGTCGGTGCCCGTTGCGTTGATCGCATCGCGCAGCGTCGTGACGCGCAAGCCCAGCGCTAGCCCGCTTGCATTCGCGAGACGCATCAGGTGCATGACGAGCACCGGATTGAGCTTCAGCTCCGCCTCGAGCTGCGCGACCGTCGGTTCGCCGGCCAGAAGCTGCAGCAGATTCAGCAGCGCATGGCGCGGTGCGCTTACGCGGCGCGTCGACGAAACGCTTTGCGCACGCGCGAAGAAATAACCCTGGAAGCGGTCGAAACCGAGATTGAAGGCGGTCTGGAAATCGTCGTGCGTATGCGTGTTGAGCGCGATCAGCATCTTGCCTGCCGACTTCAGTACGCTGGCGAGCTTCGGCAGCAGCGCGGCCGGCGTGCGCTGCAGATCGATCTTGACGGTCTCCGCATACGGCAGAAGGCGCGCAAAGCGGTCATCGACCTGCGTGACGTGATCGATCACGAAGCGAAAGCGCCGGCCGTGCAGCGTAACGATGCGCGCGATCAGTTCTTCATCCACGTGGATGTCGGGCGGCAACTCGAAAATAAACCGCTCGGGCGGCAGCGCCTTGACCGCCTCGTCGAACAGCAGTTCGCGGGTCGCATCGATATAGGCGGGATGGCCGGTCAGCGCGAGCCG
The nucleotide sequence above comes from Paraburkholderia sp. SOS3. Encoded proteins:
- a CDS encoding EAL and HDOD domain-containing protein, coding for MTTTAVQQEGRPDGLSGSTDGDRRSDAGSTAEGAPRDVYFARQPLLNRDGMLCGFELKIQQPFVSAEDAGPADAGENTEPQSGADGDGGGELSANENSAQARVGKLIRALVRAEVRLALTGHPAYIDATRELLFDEAVKALPPERFIFELPPDIHVDEELIARIVTLHGRRFRFVIDHVTQVDDRFARLLPYAETVKIDLQRTPAALLPKLASVLKSAGKMLIALNTHTHDDFQTAFNLGFDRFQGYFFARAQSVSSTRRVSAPRHALLNLLQLLAGEPTVAQLEAELKLNPVLVMHLMRLANASGLALGLRVTTLRDAINATGTDKIARWTQLLLYADGRKVALEDDPLLQLAASRARFMELAVARLPEAGRDEADAAFLTGVFSFVDAVFGGSLETTLNVLMLSRPIRAAIEHHEGSLGMLLTLTEALERGAWDEVEAACESLAPLTVPEAAELALTAAAWAGIADRSAEAEGLERIED